One Mauremys mutica isolate MM-2020 ecotype Southern chromosome 19, ASM2049712v1, whole genome shotgun sequence genomic window carries:
- the RAD51C gene encoding DNA repair protein RAD51 homolog 3, with the protein MQRDVGSFPLAPGLRAKLIGAGFQTAQELLEIGPCELSKEIGISKEDALETLQIVRRECNSNATKTAGDPEAVGKCTALELLAQEQAQGFIITFCSALDDILGGGVQLTKITEICGAPGVGKTQLCMQLAVDVQIPECFGGLAGEAVFIDTEGSFMVDRVVDIATACVQHCQLIAETHQEEDFQKSLETFSLESILSHIYYFRCHDYTELLAQVYLLPDFLSEHSKVRLVIVDGIAFPFRHDFEDLSLRTRLLNGLAQQLISIANAHKLAVVLTNQMTTRIGQSQSMLVPALGESWGHAATIRLIFHWDNKQRLATLYKSPSQKESTVPFHITPHGFRDVHPPPPSQTPAEVEINPRKRPRIEGDKQQ; encoded by the exons ATGCAGCGGGATGTGGGCAGCTTTCCCCTAGCCCCTGGCCTCAGGGCTAAGCTCATCGGAGCCGGGTTCCAGACggcccaggagctgctggagatcGGGCCCTGCGAGCTCAGCAAAG aaaTTGGAATCTCTAAAGAGGACGCACTAGAAACCTTGCAAATTGTAAGAAGAGAATGTAACAGTAATGCAACAAAGACTGCTGGTGATCCGGAAGCTGTTGGGAAGTGCACAGCACTAGAACTCTTGGCACAAGAACAGGCACAAGGCTTCATCATCACCTTCTGTTCAGCTCTAGATGATATTCTGGGAGGTGGTGTGCAACTAACAAAAATCACGGAGATCTGTGGAGCGCCAGGTGTTGGGAAAACCCAGTTATG TATGCAGCTGGCAGTAGATGTGCAGATTCCAGAATGTTTTGGGGGGCTTGCTGGAGAAGCAGTTTTCATTGATACAGAGGGAAGCTTTATGGTAGACAGAGTGGTAGACATTGCAACTGCCTGTGTTCAGCACTGCCAGCTTATTGCTGAAACACATCAGGAAGAAG aCTTTCAAAAATCCCTGGAGACTTTCTCCCTTGAAAGTATTCTTTCTCATATCTATTACTTCCGTTGTCATGACTACACAGAGCTGCTAGCACAGGTCTACCTCCTCCCAGACTTCCTTTCAGAGCATTCAAAG GTCCGATTGGTTATTGTGGATGGAATTGCCTTTCCTTTTCGCCACGACTTTGAGGACCTCTCACTGCGAACGCGGCTTCTGAATGGCTTAGCACAACAGTTGATCAGCATAGCAAATGCTCATAAATTAGCT gTAGTTTTGACAAATCAAATGACAACAAGGATTGGACAAAGTCAGTCCATGTTGGTACCTGCTTTAG GGGAAAGCTGGGGACATGCTGCTACCATCCGTTTAATCTTCCACTGGGACAACAAACAGAG GTTGGCAACATTGTACAAATCACCGAGTCAGAAGGAGTCGACCGTACCTTTCCATATTACA CCTCATGGCTTCCGGGATGTGCATCCTCCACCTCCAAGCCAGACCCCAGCAGAAGTTGAAATTAACCCTCGAAAACGGCCACGGATAGAAGGGGACAAACAACAGTGA